The Sebastes fasciatus isolate fSebFas1 chromosome 4, fSebFas1.pri, whole genome shotgun sequence genome window below encodes:
- the LOC141766291 gene encoding retinol dehydrogenase 13-like isoform X1, whose protein sequence is MQTFTAIRSFVFHYPKTIAVVTVTGVGLLGVKKWMAGGVCRSRASLDGKTVLITGGNTGIGKETAVDLAGRGARVILACRDMDRANKAAEEVRRRTGNDNVIVKKLDLASLKSVRELAKDVLASEERLDVLINNAGIMSCPKWQTEDGFEMQFGVNHLGHFLLTNCLLDLLKKSSPSRVVNVSSLAHERGQIYFDDIHQEKDYRPRKSYSQSKLANVLFTKELANRLQGSGVTTYSLHPGIIRTELGRHFWPTIPLWKRVVFTPLSFLIKSPTEGAQTTIYCAVEESLQDKSGLYYSDCAPKTAAPQGLDDEAAKKLWDLSASLVGLT, encoded by the exons ATGCAGACCTTCACAGCCATAAGATCATTTGTTTTCCACTATCCTAAAACTATTGCTGTGGTCACAGTAACAG GAGTGGGACTTCTTGGTGTGAAGAAATGGATGGCAGGTGGTGTGTGTCGCAGCAGAGCCTCGTTGGACGGAAAGACCGTCCTGATCACTGGAGGCAACACTGGGATTGGCAAAGAGACCGCTGTTGACCTGGCTGGAAGGG GCGCGAGAGTCATTCTGGCCTGCAGAGACATGGACAGAGCCAATAAAGCTGCagaagaggtgaggaggaggaccgGAAATGACAATGTTATTGTCAAGAAATTGGACTTGGCGTCTCTAAAGTCGGTGCGAGAACTAGCCAAAGACGTCCTGGCGAGCGAAGAGAGGCTGGATGTTCTCATCAATAATGCAG gtaTTATGAGCTGTCCAAAATGGCAGACTGAAGATGgctttgaaatgcagtttggTGTAAACCACCTGGGCCATTTCCTTTTGACAAACTGTCTGTTGGATCTCCTGAAGAAATCGTCTCCGAGCCGCGTCGTCAACGTCTCCAGTTTAGCTCATGAAAGAG GTCAAATCTATTTTGATGACATACATCAGGAGAAAGATTACCGCCCTAGGAAAAGCTATTCACAAAGTAAACTAGCTAATGTCCTCTTTACAAAGGAGCTGGCTAACAGGCTGCAAG GTAGCGGAGTAACGACATACAGCCTTCACCCTGGAATAATCCGGACGGAGCTCGGCCGTCACTTCTGGCCCACAATTCCCCTGTGGAAGAGAGTTGTATTCACACCACTCAGTTTCCTCATCAAGTCTCCTACAGAAGGGGCTCAGACCACCATCTACTGCGCTGTGGAGGAAAGCCTGCAGGATAAGAGTGGACTCTACTACAG
- the idh2 gene encoding isocitrate dehydrogenase [NADP], mitochondrial yields MAGYLKVLSSLSKSATSFSRNPAVVLAPAAQCQTLQQQRNYADKRIKVSQPVVEMDGDEMTRIIWEFIKEKLILNNVDVELKYYDLGLPYRDQTDDQVTIDSALATLKYNVAVKCATITPDEQRVEEFSLKKMWKSPNGTIRNILGGTVFREPITCKNIPRLVPGWTQPITIGRHAFGDQYRATDFVVDQPGKFKMVFSPADGSAGKEWEVYDFPAGGCGMGMYNTDESITGFAHSCFQVAIAKKWPLYMSTKNTILKAYDGRFKDIFEDVFVKNYKPEFDKLKIWYEHRLIDDMVAQVLKSSGAFVWACKNYDGDVQSDIIAQGFGSLGLMTSVLVCPDGKTIESEAAHGTVTRHYREHQKGRPTSTNPIASIFAWTRGLEHRGKLDGNPDLIKFSQTLERVCVETVESGTMTKDLAGCIHGLPNVKLNEHYVNTTDFLDAIKTNLDKALGK; encoded by the exons ATGGCTGGATATCTGAAAGTCCTCAGCTCTCTGTCGAAGTCTGCTACCTCCTTCTCCAGAAACCCCGCGGTGGTGCTGGCGCCGGCTGCACAATGCCAGACTTTGCAACAACAAAGAAACT atgcCGACAAACGCATCAAAGTGTCCCAGCCGGTGGTGGAGATGGACGGAGATGAAATGACCAGGATCATCTGGGAGTTCATCAAAGAGAAG CTCATCCTGAACAATGTTGATGTTGAGCTGAAGTATTATGACCTGGGTCTGCCGTATCGTGACCAGACCGATGACCAGGTCACCATCGACTCTGCCCTGGCCACTCTGAAGTACAATGTGGCGGTTAAATGTGCCACCATCACACCCGACGAACAAAGAGTGGAAG agTTCAGCCTGAAGAAGATGTGGAAGAGCCCCAACGGTACCATCAGGAACATCCTGGGCGGCACCGTCTTCCGTGAGCCAATCACCTGCAAGAACATTCCCAGGCTTGTTCCAGGCTGGACGCAGCCCATCACCATCGGCAGACACGCTTTCGGTGATCAG TACAGAGCAACAGACTTTGTTGTGGACCAGCCCGGCAAATTCAAGATGGTCTTCTCACCAGCTGATGGTAGTGCAGGCAAGGAGTGGGAGGTCTATGACTTTCCTGCTGGTGGCTGTGGGATGGGCATGTACAACACAGACGAG TCTATCACAGGCTTTGCGCACAGCTGCTTCCAGGTTGCTATTGCCAAGAAGTGGCCCCTGTACATGAGCACAAAGAACACCATTCTTAAAGCATACGATGGCAGATTTAAAGACATCTTCGAGGATGTCTTTGTGAA AAACTACAAGCCAGAGTTTGACAAGCTGAAGATCTGGTATGAGCACAGGCTTATTGATGATATGGTCGCTCAAGTGCTGAAGTCTTCTGGAGCATTTGTGTGGGCTTGCAAGAACTACGACGGAGATGTTCAGTCCGATATCATTGCACAGG gTTTTGGCTCTCTGGGATTGATGACATCAGTTCTCGTGTGCCCTGACGGCAAGACTATCGAGTCTGAGGCCGCCCACGGCACCGTGACCAGGCATTATCGCGAGCACCAGAAG GGAAGGCCGACCAGCACCAACCCCATCGCCAGCATTTTCGCCTGGACGAGAGGCCTGGAGCATCGCGGCAAACTTGACGGCAACCCCGACCTTATCAA ATTCTCCCAGACTCTGGAGAGGGTGTGTGTCGAGACTGTTGAGAGCGGTACGATGACCAAGGACCTCGCAGGTTGCATCCACGGCCTGCCCAA TGTCAAGCTGAACGAGCACTACGTCAATACCACAGACTTCCTCGACGCCATCAAGACAAATCTGGATAAAGCCCTCGGCAAGTAA
- the znf710a gene encoding zinc finger protein 710a isoform X3 has translation MTEGHVDVGTQTEPVVVLSLAQAAVLGLISQNEIFGATIAPNGFYTGEPRECPPPPPEAMEYEYADQLIGANGDYLAEPAGEPEPQPHCSERRRPGPRGRTKRPKSEEVHPHKVASPHQAQVKGERLESDTPPSCIHMNSRRSPGKSEDSVTKQGSLKEEQACRDCPSCVRDTPRPQTDAQPEQEEEENTGRERERKEEDLVVEEEEEEEALNLKTSGDTGSPLGSRYYESNEVAYESADMALPGEYEENGQAMLWSDPEGLARRMQIDRLDINVQIDESYCVDVGEGLKRWKCRMCEKSYTSKYNLVTHILGHNGIKPHECLHCGKLFKQPSHLQTHLLTHQGTRPHKCTVCEKAFTQTSHLKRHMLQHSDVKPYSCRFCGRGFAYPSELRTHENKHENGQCHVCTQCGLEFPTYAHLKRHLASHQGPTTYQCTECHKSFAYRSQLQNHLMKHQNVRPYVCPECGMEFVQIHHLRQHALTHKGMKEFKCDVCAREFTLSANLKRHMLIHASVRPFQCHVCFKTFVQKQTLKTHMIVHLPVKPFKCKVCGKSFNRMYNLLGHMHLHAGSKPFKCPYCSSKFNLKGNLSRHMKVKHGIMDTSIDGHEPPPDPEGQEDYEEESFEFSERENRANNNNTPDIAKLSQMEYYSTYGKGAGRFSTA, from the exons ATGACTGAGGGCCACGTGGACGTGGGCACGCAGACGGAGCCCGTGGTGGTGCTATCTCTGGCTCAGGCTGCCGTTCTCGGCCTCATCTCCCAGAATGAAATCTTTGGGGCTACCATCGCTCCGAATGGCTTCTACACGGGAGAGCCCAGAGAGTGTCCCCCTCCTCCACCTGAGGCGATGGAGTACGAGTACGCAGATCAGCTAATAGGGGCCAACGGTGACTACCTGGCGGAGCCCGCTGGGGAGCCAGAGCCCCAGCCCCACTGCAGTGAGAGAAGAAGACCCGGGCCTCGCGGGAGAACCAAAAGGCCCAAGAGCGAGGAGGTTCACCCGCACAAAGTAGCAAGTCCACATCAGGCTCAGGTTAAAGGTGAACGGCTTGAGTCTGACACCCCTCCCTCCTGcattcacatgaacagcagGCGAAGTCCTGGCAAGTCAGAGGATTCAGTCACCAAACAAGGCTCTCTGAAAGAGGAGCAGGCCTGCAGAGACTGTCCCTCATGTGTCAGAGATACGCCCAGGCCGCAAACAGACGCACAGCCagaacaggaagaagaagaaaacactggcagagaaagagagaggaaggaagaagatTTGGTggtagaggaagaagaagaagaggaggcgcTAAACCTCAAGACCAGTGGCGACACTGGCAGTCCTCTGGGGAGCCGCTATTACGAGTCCAACGAGGTGGCCTACGAGTCAGCGGACATGGCCCTGCCAGGGGAGTACGAGGAGAACGGCCAGGCCATGCTGTGGTCAGACCCAGAGGGCCTTGCCAGGCGAATGCAGATCGACCGGCTGGACATCAACGTACAGATCGACGAGTCGTACTGCGTAGATGTGGGAGAGGGTCTGAAACGCTGGAAGTGCCGCATGTGTGAGAAATCATACACATCCAAATACAACCTCGTCACTCATATTCTGGGCCATAACGGAATTAAGCCCCATGAATGTCTACACTGTGGAAAGCTCTTCAAGCAGCCGAGCCACCTCCAGACTCACCTGCTCACCCACCAAGGAACCAGACCTCACAAGTGCACCGTGTGTGAGAAAGCCTTCACGCAGACCAGCCACCTGAAGAGGCACATGCTGCAGCATTCGGACGTCAAGCCCTACAGCTGCCGCTTCTGCGGCCGCGGCTTCGCCTACCCCAGCGAGCTGAGGACCCACGAGAACAAGCACGAAAACGGCCAGTGCCACGTCTGCACCCAGTGCGGCCTCGAGTTCCCGACGTACGCGCACCTGAAGCGCCACCTGGCCAGCCACCAGGGCCCGACCACGTACCAGTGTACAGAGTGCCACAAGTCGTTCGCTTACCGCAGCCAGCTGCAGAACCACTTGATGAAGCACCAGAACGTGCGGCCCTACGTTTGCCCCGAGTGCGGCATGGAGTTCGTCCAGATCCACCACCTCCGACAACACGCTCTCACTCACAAG ggCATGAAAGAATTCAAGTGTGACGTCTGTGCCAGAGAGTTCACCTTGTCTGCCAACCTGAAGAGACACATGTTGATCCACGCCAGCGTGAGGCCCTTCCAGTGCCACGTCTGCTTCAAGACCTTTGTCCAAAAGCAGACCCTTAAAACGCACATGATTGTCCACCTGCCGGTCAAGCCTTTCAAATGCAAG GTGTGCGGAAAGTCTTTTAACAGAATGTACAACCTCCTCGGCCACATGCACCTCCACGCCGGCAGCAAGCCCTTCAAGTGCCCTTACTGCAGCAGCAAGTTCAACCTGAAGGGCAACCTCAGCCGACACATGAAGGTCAAACACGGCATCATGGACACCTCAATAGACGGGCATG AACCCCCCCCAGACCCAGAAGGCCAGGAGGACTACGAAGAGGAGAGCTTTGAATTCAGCGAGCGAGAAAACCgagccaacaacaacaacacgccAGACATTGCTAAACTATCTCAAATGGAGTATTACAGCACCTATGGGAAGGGCGCAGGGCGCTTCAGCACTGCATGA
- the znf710a gene encoding zinc finger protein 710a isoform X1 codes for MRSLKHLKHHSRNNVEEESSRLVRTYPKMTEGHVDVGTQTEPVVVLSLAQAAVLGLISQNEIFGATIAPNGFYTGEPRECPPPPPEAMEYEYADQLIGANGDYLAEPAGEPEPQPHCSERRRPGPRGRTKRPKSEEVHPHKVASPHQAQVKGERLESDTPPSCIHMNSRRSPGKSEDSVTKQGSLKEEQACRDCPSCVRDTPRPQTDAQPEQEEEENTGRERERKEEDLVVEEEEEEEALNLKTSGDTGSPLGSRYYESNEVAYESADMALPGEYEENGQAMLWSDPEGLARRMQIDRLDINVQIDESYCVDVGEGLKRWKCRMCEKSYTSKYNLVTHILGHNGIKPHECLHCGKLFKQPSHLQTHLLTHQGTRPHKCTVCEKAFTQTSHLKRHMLQHSDVKPYSCRFCGRGFAYPSELRTHENKHENGQCHVCTQCGLEFPTYAHLKRHLASHQGPTTYQCTECHKSFAYRSQLQNHLMKHQNVRPYVCPECGMEFVQIHHLRQHALTHKGMKEFKCDVCAREFTLSANLKRHMLIHASVRPFQCHVCFKTFVQKQTLKTHMIVHLPVKPFKCKVCGKSFNRMYNLLGHMHLHAGSKPFKCPYCSSKFNLKGNLSRHMKVKHGIMDTSIDGHEPPPDPEGQEDYEEESFEFSERENRANNNNTPDIAKLSQMEYYSTYGKGAGRFSTA; via the exons ATGAGATCCCTGAAACACCTCAAACATCACTCCAGGAACAATGTG gaggaggagagtagcCGCCTGGTGCGGACGTACCCTAAGATGACTGAGGGCCACGTGGACGTGGGCACGCAGACGGAGCCCGTGGTGGTGCTATCTCTGGCTCAGGCTGCCGTTCTCGGCCTCATCTCCCAGAATGAAATCTTTGGGGCTACCATCGCTCCGAATGGCTTCTACACGGGAGAGCCCAGAGAGTGTCCCCCTCCTCCACCTGAGGCGATGGAGTACGAGTACGCAGATCAGCTAATAGGGGCCAACGGTGACTACCTGGCGGAGCCCGCTGGGGAGCCAGAGCCCCAGCCCCACTGCAGTGAGAGAAGAAGACCCGGGCCTCGCGGGAGAACCAAAAGGCCCAAGAGCGAGGAGGTTCACCCGCACAAAGTAGCAAGTCCACATCAGGCTCAGGTTAAAGGTGAACGGCTTGAGTCTGACACCCCTCCCTCCTGcattcacatgaacagcagGCGAAGTCCTGGCAAGTCAGAGGATTCAGTCACCAAACAAGGCTCTCTGAAAGAGGAGCAGGCCTGCAGAGACTGTCCCTCATGTGTCAGAGATACGCCCAGGCCGCAAACAGACGCACAGCCagaacaggaagaagaagaaaacactggcagagaaagagagaggaaggaagaagatTTGGTggtagaggaagaagaagaagaggaggcgcTAAACCTCAAGACCAGTGGCGACACTGGCAGTCCTCTGGGGAGCCGCTATTACGAGTCCAACGAGGTGGCCTACGAGTCAGCGGACATGGCCCTGCCAGGGGAGTACGAGGAGAACGGCCAGGCCATGCTGTGGTCAGACCCAGAGGGCCTTGCCAGGCGAATGCAGATCGACCGGCTGGACATCAACGTACAGATCGACGAGTCGTACTGCGTAGATGTGGGAGAGGGTCTGAAACGCTGGAAGTGCCGCATGTGTGAGAAATCATACACATCCAAATACAACCTCGTCACTCATATTCTGGGCCATAACGGAATTAAGCCCCATGAATGTCTACACTGTGGAAAGCTCTTCAAGCAGCCGAGCCACCTCCAGACTCACCTGCTCACCCACCAAGGAACCAGACCTCACAAGTGCACCGTGTGTGAGAAAGCCTTCACGCAGACCAGCCACCTGAAGAGGCACATGCTGCAGCATTCGGACGTCAAGCCCTACAGCTGCCGCTTCTGCGGCCGCGGCTTCGCCTACCCCAGCGAGCTGAGGACCCACGAGAACAAGCACGAAAACGGCCAGTGCCACGTCTGCACCCAGTGCGGCCTCGAGTTCCCGACGTACGCGCACCTGAAGCGCCACCTGGCCAGCCACCAGGGCCCGACCACGTACCAGTGTACAGAGTGCCACAAGTCGTTCGCTTACCGCAGCCAGCTGCAGAACCACTTGATGAAGCACCAGAACGTGCGGCCCTACGTTTGCCCCGAGTGCGGCATGGAGTTCGTCCAGATCCACCACCTCCGACAACACGCTCTCACTCACAAG ggCATGAAAGAATTCAAGTGTGACGTCTGTGCCAGAGAGTTCACCTTGTCTGCCAACCTGAAGAGACACATGTTGATCCACGCCAGCGTGAGGCCCTTCCAGTGCCACGTCTGCTTCAAGACCTTTGTCCAAAAGCAGACCCTTAAAACGCACATGATTGTCCACCTGCCGGTCAAGCCTTTCAAATGCAAG GTGTGCGGAAAGTCTTTTAACAGAATGTACAACCTCCTCGGCCACATGCACCTCCACGCCGGCAGCAAGCCCTTCAAGTGCCCTTACTGCAGCAGCAAGTTCAACCTGAAGGGCAACCTCAGCCGACACATGAAGGTCAAACACGGCATCATGGACACCTCAATAGACGGGCATG AACCCCCCCCAGACCCAGAAGGCCAGGAGGACTACGAAGAGGAGAGCTTTGAATTCAGCGAGCGAGAAAACCgagccaacaacaacaacacgccAGACATTGCTAAACTATCTCAAATGGAGTATTACAGCACCTATGGGAAGGGCGCAGGGCGCTTCAGCACTGCATGA
- the znf710a gene encoding zinc finger protein 710a isoform X2, producing MFASPLPQTASLEEESSRLVRTYPKMTEGHVDVGTQTEPVVVLSLAQAAVLGLISQNEIFGATIAPNGFYTGEPRECPPPPPEAMEYEYADQLIGANGDYLAEPAGEPEPQPHCSERRRPGPRGRTKRPKSEEVHPHKVASPHQAQVKGERLESDTPPSCIHMNSRRSPGKSEDSVTKQGSLKEEQACRDCPSCVRDTPRPQTDAQPEQEEEENTGRERERKEEDLVVEEEEEEEALNLKTSGDTGSPLGSRYYESNEVAYESADMALPGEYEENGQAMLWSDPEGLARRMQIDRLDINVQIDESYCVDVGEGLKRWKCRMCEKSYTSKYNLVTHILGHNGIKPHECLHCGKLFKQPSHLQTHLLTHQGTRPHKCTVCEKAFTQTSHLKRHMLQHSDVKPYSCRFCGRGFAYPSELRTHENKHENGQCHVCTQCGLEFPTYAHLKRHLASHQGPTTYQCTECHKSFAYRSQLQNHLMKHQNVRPYVCPECGMEFVQIHHLRQHALTHKGMKEFKCDVCAREFTLSANLKRHMLIHASVRPFQCHVCFKTFVQKQTLKTHMIVHLPVKPFKCKVCGKSFNRMYNLLGHMHLHAGSKPFKCPYCSSKFNLKGNLSRHMKVKHGIMDTSIDGHEPPPDPEGQEDYEEESFEFSERENRANNNNTPDIAKLSQMEYYSTYGKGAGRFSTA from the exons ATGTTCGCTTCTCCTTTACCACAGACAGCCAGTTTG gaggaggagagtagcCGCCTGGTGCGGACGTACCCTAAGATGACTGAGGGCCACGTGGACGTGGGCACGCAGACGGAGCCCGTGGTGGTGCTATCTCTGGCTCAGGCTGCCGTTCTCGGCCTCATCTCCCAGAATGAAATCTTTGGGGCTACCATCGCTCCGAATGGCTTCTACACGGGAGAGCCCAGAGAGTGTCCCCCTCCTCCACCTGAGGCGATGGAGTACGAGTACGCAGATCAGCTAATAGGGGCCAACGGTGACTACCTGGCGGAGCCCGCTGGGGAGCCAGAGCCCCAGCCCCACTGCAGTGAGAGAAGAAGACCCGGGCCTCGCGGGAGAACCAAAAGGCCCAAGAGCGAGGAGGTTCACCCGCACAAAGTAGCAAGTCCACATCAGGCTCAGGTTAAAGGTGAACGGCTTGAGTCTGACACCCCTCCCTCCTGcattcacatgaacagcagGCGAAGTCCTGGCAAGTCAGAGGATTCAGTCACCAAACAAGGCTCTCTGAAAGAGGAGCAGGCCTGCAGAGACTGTCCCTCATGTGTCAGAGATACGCCCAGGCCGCAAACAGACGCACAGCCagaacaggaagaagaagaaaacactggcagagaaagagagaggaaggaagaagatTTGGTggtagaggaagaagaagaagaggaggcgcTAAACCTCAAGACCAGTGGCGACACTGGCAGTCCTCTGGGGAGCCGCTATTACGAGTCCAACGAGGTGGCCTACGAGTCAGCGGACATGGCCCTGCCAGGGGAGTACGAGGAGAACGGCCAGGCCATGCTGTGGTCAGACCCAGAGGGCCTTGCCAGGCGAATGCAGATCGACCGGCTGGACATCAACGTACAGATCGACGAGTCGTACTGCGTAGATGTGGGAGAGGGTCTGAAACGCTGGAAGTGCCGCATGTGTGAGAAATCATACACATCCAAATACAACCTCGTCACTCATATTCTGGGCCATAACGGAATTAAGCCCCATGAATGTCTACACTGTGGAAAGCTCTTCAAGCAGCCGAGCCACCTCCAGACTCACCTGCTCACCCACCAAGGAACCAGACCTCACAAGTGCACCGTGTGTGAGAAAGCCTTCACGCAGACCAGCCACCTGAAGAGGCACATGCTGCAGCATTCGGACGTCAAGCCCTACAGCTGCCGCTTCTGCGGCCGCGGCTTCGCCTACCCCAGCGAGCTGAGGACCCACGAGAACAAGCACGAAAACGGCCAGTGCCACGTCTGCACCCAGTGCGGCCTCGAGTTCCCGACGTACGCGCACCTGAAGCGCCACCTGGCCAGCCACCAGGGCCCGACCACGTACCAGTGTACAGAGTGCCACAAGTCGTTCGCTTACCGCAGCCAGCTGCAGAACCACTTGATGAAGCACCAGAACGTGCGGCCCTACGTTTGCCCCGAGTGCGGCATGGAGTTCGTCCAGATCCACCACCTCCGACAACACGCTCTCACTCACAAG ggCATGAAAGAATTCAAGTGTGACGTCTGTGCCAGAGAGTTCACCTTGTCTGCCAACCTGAAGAGACACATGTTGATCCACGCCAGCGTGAGGCCCTTCCAGTGCCACGTCTGCTTCAAGACCTTTGTCCAAAAGCAGACCCTTAAAACGCACATGATTGTCCACCTGCCGGTCAAGCCTTTCAAATGCAAG GTGTGCGGAAAGTCTTTTAACAGAATGTACAACCTCCTCGGCCACATGCACCTCCACGCCGGCAGCAAGCCCTTCAAGTGCCCTTACTGCAGCAGCAAGTTCAACCTGAAGGGCAACCTCAGCCGACACATGAAGGTCAAACACGGCATCATGGACACCTCAATAGACGGGCATG AACCCCCCCCAGACCCAGAAGGCCAGGAGGACTACGAAGAGGAGAGCTTTGAATTCAGCGAGCGAGAAAACCgagccaacaacaacaacacgccAGACATTGCTAAACTATCTCAAATGGAGTATTACAGCACCTATGGGAAGGGCGCAGGGCGCTTCAGCACTGCATGA